The sequence ACTGAAAATTGGTTTGTATACCATGCGCGCAGCATAGCTGCTACCACCAACGGAGCCAGGGCGCCAAGAATGCAGAAATTAACCTGGAACACAGACGGATCACCCAATTTTGGTACTGCAGCGGCCACAGGTGTAAACACTCCCATCCCGATAGGCGACTGATAGCAAGCTGCCTGACAGCAACATCATCCCAACATGTGTTATTATTTAAAAACCAGTATTATGTTTAAAAGGCTATTTTCAATTTTTCTTTTCTTTCCCTTCCATTTTCTATTTGCACAGAAAAACAACCTAACCGACTTCCCCAAAGGATCTACACCCGAAGAAGTAGGCAAACGTTTGGCATACCACTTTGTAGACAGGAAACATGCGCTTCATGCGGGGAAATGGATTGGTTATCCGGAAACATTCTACTGGAATGGAGCGCTCAGGTATGCCGCGATCACCCAGGATAAGGAGCTTCTTACACTACTGCAAAACAGGTTTGAACGGCTATGTTCAACAGAGGCAAAGCTGTTGCCCCCTAAAAATCATGTGGATTTCAATATGTTTGGAAGTTTGCCCTTAGAACTCTATCAGATAACAAAAGAGCAGCGATACCGGGATTTGGGAATACCATATGCCGACACCCAATGGATCCTTCCGGATAATCCCAGGTTAAGGGAAAAAGGATGGGCAGACAAAGGCTACACCTGGCAAACCCGTTTATGGATCGACGACATGTACATGATTACCATTGTGCAAACCCAGGCTTATAAAGTAACCGGAGACAGAAAATATATTGACAGGGCTGCCAATGAAATGGTGATGTATTTAGACAGCCTGCAGCGCCCGAATGGCCTTTTCTATCATGCACCGGATGCTCCGTTTTACTGGGGGCGTGGCAATGGATGGATGGCGGCGGGTATGGCCGAGTTATTGCGTCATTTGCCCAAAGACAATAAAGA is a genomic window of Paraflavitalea devenefica containing:
- a CDS encoding glycoside hydrolase family 88/105 protein, whose amino-acid sequence is MFKRLFSIFLFFPFHFLFAQKNNLTDFPKGSTPEEVGKRLAYHFVDRKHALHAGKWIGYPETFYWNGALRYAAITQDKELLTLLQNRFERLCSTEAKLLPPKNHVDFNMFGSLPLELYQITKEQRYRDLGIPYADTQWILPDNPRLREKGWADKGYTWQTRLWIDDMYMITIVQTQAYKVTGDRKYIDRAANEMVMYLDSLQRPNGLFYHAPDAPFYWGRGNGWMAAGMAELLRHLPKDNKDRPRIMQGYQTMMKSLKEFQTPAGMWNQLIDEPDFWTETSGSAMFTYAFITGVKHGWLNKKEYAPVAHKAWMALVSYINDKDDVREVCIGTNKNKDKQYYYDRPRHTGDFHGQAPYLWCVSALLEKAD